One part of the Desulfonema ishimotonii genome encodes these proteins:
- the folP gene encoding dihydropteroate synthase, with protein sequence MKQYTISWNNHRLGLGEKTCIMGILNVTPDSFSDGGRFSDPDVALARGEKMVEDGAGIIDIGGESTRPFSEAVSEEEETRRVVPIIEKLARRIPVPISVDTNKSGVARRAIEAGAAIINDISAFRMDPDMVGVAAKYQVPVVLMHMKGTPDNMQVAPEYGDLLGDIRGFFEAVIAQAVNGGVKRSNIIIDPGIGFGKTIAHNLCLINRLDAFEALDVPILVGSSRKAFIRNILKGEGPEAPDAMSPIVGTGTQATVAASVLRGAHIVRVHDVAGTRATVNLIDAIRNVPDTP encoded by the coding sequence ATGAAACAATATACGATTTCCTGGAATAATCACCGGCTCGGTCTGGGCGAAAAGACCTGTATCATGGGGATACTCAATGTGACCCCGGATTCTTTTTCCGACGGCGGCCGGTTTTCTGACCCGGATGTGGCACTGGCCCGGGGCGAAAAGATGGTTGAAGACGGTGCCGGTATCATCGACATCGGCGGAGAGTCCACCCGGCCCTTTTCCGAGGCTGTGTCCGAGGAAGAGGAGACCCGGCGGGTCGTGCCGATCATTGAAAAGCTGGCCCGCCGCATACCGGTTCCCATCTCTGTGGACACAAATAAGTCAGGGGTGGCGCGCAGGGCCATTGAGGCCGGGGCCGCCATTATCAACGACATCTCCGCCTTCCGCATGGACCCGGACATGGTCGGGGTGGCGGCAAAATATCAGGTGCCGGTGGTGCTGATGCACATGAAGGGAACCCCTGACAACATGCAGGTTGCGCCGGAATACGGGGATCTGCTCGGCGATATCCGGGGCTTCTTCGAGGCGGTCATTGCGCAGGCCGTGAACGGCGGCGTGAAACGCAGCAATATCATCATTGATCCGGGCATCGGCTTCGGCAAGACCATTGCCCACAACCTCTGCCTGATCAACCGCCTGGATGCCTTTGAAGCGCTGGATGTACCGATTCTGGTCGGCTCCTCCAGAAAAGCCTTTATACGGAATATCCTGAAGGGAGAAGGCCCGGAAGCGCCGGATGCCATGTCACCCATTGTGGGGACCGGAACCCAGGCGACCGTGGCGGCGTCCGTTCTGCGGGGGGCGCACATTGTCCGCGTTCACGATGTGGCTGGCACGCGCGCGACCGTAAACCTCATCGACGCCATCAGAAATGTGCCGGATACCCCGTAA
- a CDS encoding tetratricopeptide repeat protein, which translates to MWRSMDRKTLLKIFIAGLLLCLCSCSGQSKEVRKRQGEASRDVGEAYMHAGNYTGALRELLKAEELTPDDIYIQNDLGLTYMAKERTDLAIRHFKKALDKNPGFTAARNNLGTAHMANSDWDAAITTFKKVLEDLLYPTPHFPHSNLGWAYYNKKQYDLAARHYSEALESQPRFVIAMRGLGRTYVAMKKIPDAVGMFKKAIGISPRFAPLYLDLAKAYTAANDRRSALDIYRKVIAAFPGTPYADEAQRDAGALLLNSGS; encoded by the coding sequence ATGTGGAGATCAATGGACAGAAAAACGCTGCTGAAAATATTTATTGCCGGTCTTCTGCTGTGTCTGTGTTCATGTTCGGGCCAGAGCAAAGAGGTTCGCAAACGCCAGGGCGAGGCCTCCAGAGATGTTGGCGAGGCCTATATGCATGCCGGGAACTATACCGGTGCATTGCGTGAGCTTCTGAAGGCCGAAGAGTTAACCCCGGATGACATCTATATTCAGAACGATCTGGGGCTGACCTACATGGCAAAGGAGCGGACAGACCTGGCCATTCGTCATTTTAAAAAGGCCCTTGATAAAAACCCCGGATTCACAGCCGCCCGGAACAATCTGGGAACGGCCCATATGGCCAATTCAGACTGGGATGCGGCCATTACGACGTTTAAAAAAGTGCTTGAGGATCTGCTCTACCCCACGCCTCATTTCCCCCATTCCAACCTGGGATGGGCCTATTACAACAAGAAACAGTACGACCTTGCGGCCCGACATTATTCAGAGGCGCTGGAGTCCCAGCCGAGATTCGTGATCGCCATGCGCGGCCTGGGGCGGACCTATGTGGCCATGAAAAAAATACCTGACGCTGTGGGCATGTTCAAAAAGGCCATCGGCATCTCACCGCGTTTTGCACCGTTATATCTGGATCTGGCAAAGGCCTACACTGCCGCAAACGACAGGCGGTCGGCCCTTGACATCTACAGAAAGGTGATTGCCGCATTTCCCGGCACCCCGTATGCCGATGAGGCGCAAAGGGACGCCGGGGCCCTCCTGCTCAACAGCGGAAGCTGA
- a CDS encoding pyridoxal phosphate-dependent aminotransferase, which yields MPELAKHLNHFTESVIREMTRVSDAHNAINLSQGFPDFDPPPELIDAAKRALAEGYNQYAVTWGAPGFRQALARKQRVRMGADIDPDAHIVVTCGGTEAMMAAMMTVCNPGDKVIVFSPFYENYGADTILSGAKPVYVPLHPPEFGFDPDELRRAFEQGVKALVLCNPSNPAGKVFTREELHLIADLAQEFDTFVITDEVYEHIVYPPHEHVYMASLPGMFERTLSTSSLSKTYSVTGWRLGYVIGPERVISGARKIHDFLTVGAAAPLQQAAITGLNFSQSYYDELQAGYVRRRSVFLDYLDRAGLKYTRPQGAYYVLADISDFGFKSDTEFCYWMARDIGVAAVPGSSFFHEPVSHLIRFHFAKKEETLRQAGERLMRLKEKV from the coding sequence ATGCCTGAGCTTGCAAAACATCTGAACCACTTTACCGAATCCGTGATCCGCGAGATGACCCGCGTCTCGGACGCCCATAATGCCATCAACCTCTCCCAGGGATTCCCGGATTTCGATCCGCCGCCGGAACTTATTGATGCGGCAAAGCGGGCCCTGGCAGAGGGGTACAATCAGTATGCCGTCACCTGGGGCGCGCCCGGGTTCCGTCAGGCACTGGCCCGGAAGCAGCGTGTGCGGATGGGGGCGGATATCGACCCGGATGCCCATATTGTCGTGACCTGCGGCGGGACCGAGGCGATGATGGCCGCCATGATGACGGTCTGCAATCCCGGAGACAAGGTGATCGTTTTCTCCCCGTTTTATGAAAATTACGGCGCGGACACCATCCTTTCGGGCGCAAAGCCGGTTTATGTGCCCCTGCATCCGCCCGAATTCGGATTTGACCCGGACGAACTGCGCAGGGCCTTTGAGCAGGGCGTCAAAGCCCTGGTGCTGTGCAACCCCTCCAACCCCGCAGGAAAGGTCTTCACCCGTGAGGAGTTGCATCTCATCGCGGATCTGGCACAGGAATTCGACACCTTTGTCATCACGGACGAAGTATATGAGCATATCGTCTATCCGCCCCATGAGCATGTCTACATGGCAAGCCTGCCGGGGATGTTTGAGCGGACCCTCTCCACCAGCTCGCTCTCCAAAACCTATTCCGTCACCGGCTGGCGTCTGGGCTATGTGATCGGCCCGGAAAGGGTGATCAGCGGGGCCCGGAAAATTCACGACTTTCTGACGGTCGGGGCGGCAGCGCCCCTTCAGCAGGCGGCCATCACCGGGCTTAATTTTTCCCAAAGCTATTATGACGAACTGCAGGCAGGCTACGTCCGCAGGCGCTCGGTCTTTCTGGACTATCTGGACCGTGCCGGACTGAAGTACACCCGGCCCCAGGGGGCCTATTATGTGCTGGCGGACATCTCCGACTTCGGCTTCAAAAGCGATACGGAATTCTGCTATTGGATGGCCCGTGACATCGGCGTGGCGGCAGTGCCGGGGTCGAGCTTTTTTCACGAGCCGGTCAGCCACCTGATCCGCTTCCATTTTGCAAAAAAAGAGGAGACCCTCCGACAGGCCGGGGAGCGGCTTATGCGGCTGAAGGAGAAGGTCTGA
- a CDS encoding glycosyltransferase — protein sequence MTILLSDLVVFLYFLSAGILMIYGLNCYVLIFLYRRGKPGAEKRRQAVLERFGDLMSRSDLPVVTTQIAVYNELNVAERVMRAACRMRYPAGLHEVQVLDDSTDETRRRVDAVAEELRGKGCDVRVIHRAVRTGFKAGALAHGMKQARGELVAVFDADFVPPEDYLLRSVPFFLAGPKLGLVQARWGHLNRCRSLITRSQSIGIDGHFMVEQAARNWNGLYMNFNGTAGLWRRSAIEDGGGWHWDTLTEDMDLSYRVQFAGWETVFLPDLVVPAEIPEDVSAFKSQQFRWAKGSIQTAIKLLPRLIRQPVPRFQKLQAFFHMTHYLVHPMMLSLSILALPVLCVLNIGIGPVIFGGIAIALTLSMMAPSALYTVSQRAAYADWKGRMLCLPVLVMMGVGIAVSNSQAVFEAFIGRESPFIRTPKRGDREVRRYRVGLPWLSVLEILLGLYCAESLGYYLAAQKYFIGPFLAIYAAGFLFVGLLTLAHSLGLEK from the coding sequence ATGACGATATTGCTGTCCGATCTGGTTGTTTTCCTCTATTTTTTATCCGCAGGCATCCTCATGATTTACGGATTGAACTGTTATGTGCTGATCTTTCTCTACCGGCGCGGAAAGCCGGGGGCTGAAAAACGGCGGCAGGCGGTTCTGGAGCGGTTCGGCGACCTCATGTCGCGGTCAGACCTGCCGGTTGTGACCACCCAGATTGCGGTGTACAATGAGCTGAATGTGGCCGAGCGGGTCATGCGGGCCGCCTGCCGGATGCGCTACCCGGCAGGCCTGCATGAGGTGCAGGTGCTGGACGATTCCACAGACGAAACCCGTCGGCGGGTCGATGCCGTGGCCGAGGAACTCCGGGGCAAAGGCTGTGATGTCCGGGTGATTCACCGCGCCGTCCGAACCGGGTTTAAGGCCGGTGCCCTGGCCCACGGAATGAAACAGGCGCGGGGGGAGCTGGTGGCGGTGTTTGATGCGGATTTCGTTCCGCCCGAAGACTATCTGCTGCGAAGCGTCCCCTTTTTCCTGGCCGGGCCGAAACTGGGGCTGGTCCAGGCCCGGTGGGGACATCTGAACCGGTGCCGCTCGCTGATCACCCGGTCCCAGTCCATCGGTATTGACGGGCACTTCATGGTGGAACAGGCGGCCCGGAACTGGAACGGCCTCTACATGAACTTCAACGGCACGGCCGGGCTGTGGCGGCGGTCGGCCATTGAAGACGGCGGAGGCTGGCACTGGGACACCCTGACCGAGGACATGGATCTCTCCTACCGGGTCCAGTTCGCGGGGTGGGAGACGGTTTTTCTGCCGGATCTGGTGGTTCCCGCCGAGATCCCCGAAGATGTGAGCGCCTTTAAAAGTCAGCAGTTCCGCTGGGCCAAAGGCTCCATCCAGACTGCCATCAAGCTGCTGCCCCGTCTGATCCGCCAGCCGGTGCCCCGGTTTCAGAAACTCCAGGCCTTTTTCCACATGACCCACTATCTGGTCCACCCCATGATGCTCTCCCTTTCGATTCTGGCACTGCCGGTACTCTGTGTCCTGAATATCGGCATCGGTCCGGTGATCTTCGGCGGCATTGCCATTGCACTGACCCTCTCCATGATGGCCCCCAGCGCCCTGTACACCGTCAGCCAGCGGGCCGCCTATGCCGACTGGAAAGGGCGGATGCTCTGCCTCCCCGTTCTCGTGATGATGGGGGTGGGCATTGCTGTTTCCAATTCGCAGGCCGTATTCGAGGCGTTCATCGGCAGGGAAAGTCCCTTTATCCGAACCCCCAAGCGGGGCGACCGGGAGGTCAGGCGCTACCGTGTCGGGCTGCCCTGGCTCTCGGTGCTGGAAATCCTGCTGGGCCTCTATTGTGCCGAATCGCTGGGCTATTACCTGGCGGCTCAGAAATATTTCATCGGCCCGTTTCTGGCAATCTATGCGGCAGGATTCCTCTTTGTCGGCCTGCTGACCCTGGCCCACAGCCTGGGGCTTGAAAAGTGA
- a CDS encoding glycosyltransferase, translated as MKADRGRASWFPFFILATLMLLLCLKGGQFGFIGETPLRIPLPGGEKTVLIPSGGFILLFGLTWLTGLALLLAIPADLSDARRKGLILCLALLCRLALLPHPPSDDLSRYLWEGRLVREQINPYRYAPDDPALSRLAGEDPFHGDVNHPDIPAAYPPFILLLFSLVTRLGYTPMTMKLLAIAADMGTLWCLLRLLENRALPLSTALLYALNPVVLYSFAGQGHFDAIQNFFLLGAICFYDRKQWARMFLFAGLAIQSKYVAILTLPFLVRRDNLRYAWVALLAIGLPFLPFVTDGDPGQVFHGLTKFGTEYAFNGPVHGLLRGLTGGIGPATSVCKRLLAAALLFGWICFHPRQARFFNDPVSGCFFALGALLMFSPTVHFWYLSWVIPFLALRPFASWMLLCLSISGYFVANGILHHTGQWRLPVGWQIAEWLPVCGLWIRDIRIFFYQMRVPVPARPPASLSVIVPVRNEAGQIRDCIGAIRQNTAVCEIIVVDGGSTDATIATAGNAGARVLRHTAPPESGGGRGGQIRAGLMAARGDVVVIIHADTHVPPAALSRMLAVLGKQPMMAGGAIGGRFDGPGWKLRFLEFANSLRAVWLGISFGDQVQFFRRQPWVEQDLFPAIPLMEDIELSLRLRRMGRTVFLFGDATISARCWQTGVFRRTLLIISLFSGYLWKRMRGKTDTPEMYRRYYGKGRRQVSQNKRPAD; from the coding sequence GTGAAAGCAGACAGGGGACGCGCATCGTGGTTTCCCTTTTTCATACTGGCGACACTGATGCTGCTCCTCTGCCTCAAAGGCGGACAGTTCGGATTTATCGGTGAAACGCCCCTCCGAATCCCTCTTCCCGGCGGAGAGAAAACGGTTCTGATACCGTCAGGCGGGTTCATCCTCCTCTTTGGCCTGACATGGCTGACGGGTCTTGCCCTTTTACTGGCCATTCCCGCAGATCTGAGCGATGCCCGCCGCAAAGGCCTGATTCTCTGCCTGGCCCTGCTCTGCCGCCTGGCGCTCCTCCCCCACCCGCCATCGGACGACCTCAGCCGCTACCTGTGGGAAGGCCGTCTGGTACGGGAACAGATCAACCCCTACCGCTATGCCCCGGATGATCCGGCCCTCAGCCGTCTGGCCGGAGAGGATCCCTTTCACGGGGACGTGAACCATCCCGATATCCCGGCGGCCTATCCGCCGTTTATCCTGCTCCTGTTTTCGCTGGTCACCCGCCTGGGATACACGCCCATGACCATGAAGCTGCTCGCCATTGCTGCGGACATGGGCACCCTATGGTGTCTTCTGCGGCTTCTGGAAAACCGCGCCCTGCCCCTCAGCACCGCCCTGCTTTATGCCCTCAATCCGGTTGTCCTTTACAGCTTTGCCGGGCAGGGCCACTTCGACGCCATCCAGAACTTCTTCCTGCTGGGGGCGATCTGTTTTTACGACCGGAAGCAGTGGGCGCGGATGTTCCTCTTTGCCGGGCTGGCCATACAGTCCAAATATGTGGCCATACTGACCCTGCCCTTCCTGGTGCGCCGTGACAACCTGCGATACGCCTGGGTGGCACTCCTCGCCATCGGCCTGCCCTTTCTGCCCTTTGTCACAGACGGCGATCCGGGGCAGGTCTTTCATGGCCTGACAAAATTCGGGACCGAATACGCTTTTAACGGCCCGGTTCACGGCCTGCTGCGGGGCCTGACCGGGGGAATCGGACCGGCCACATCGGTCTGCAAACGCCTGCTCGCAGCGGCGCTGCTCTTCGGATGGATCTGCTTTCACCCCCGGCAGGCGCGGTTTTTCAACGACCCGGTATCGGGGTGTTTCTTTGCACTGGGCGCGCTGCTGATGTTTTCACCCACGGTTCACTTCTGGTATCTGAGCTGGGTAATCCCCTTTCTCGCCCTTCGGCCCTTTGCATCCTGGATGCTGCTCTGCCTGAGCATCAGCGGCTATTTTGTCGCCAACGGCATTCTCCATCACACCGGCCAGTGGCGACTGCCCGTGGGCTGGCAGATTGCGGAGTGGCTCCCCGTTTGCGGGCTCTGGATCCGCGACATCCGCATATTTTTTTATCAGATGCGGGTTCCCGTACCGGCCCGTCCCCCGGCATCGCTTTCCGTGATTGTGCCGGTCCGAAATGAGGCCGGACAGATCCGTGACTGTATTGGGGCGATCCGGCAAAACACGGCGGTGTGCGAGATCATTGTCGTAGACGGCGGTTCCACCGATGCGACCATTGCGACTGCCGGGAATGCGGGCGCGCGTGTTCTCCGGCACACTGCGCCGCCGGAAAGCGGCGGCGGCCGGGGCGGGCAGATCCGGGCAGGCCTGATGGCGGCCCGGGGGGATGTGGTGGTTATTATCCATGCGGATACGCACGTCCCCCCCGCCGCGCTGAGCCGGATGCTGGCCGTACTCGGAAAACAGCCCATGATGGCTGGCGGTGCCATCGGCGGACGGTTCGACGGGCCGGGCTGGAAACTGCGCTTTCTGGAATTTGCAAACAGCCTGAGAGCAGTATGGCTGGGCATCAGCTTCGGAGATCAGGTGCAGTTCTTCCGCCGACAGCCCTGGGTGGAACAGGATCTCTTCCCGGCCATCCCCCTGATGGAGGACATTGAACTGAGTCTGCGGCTGCGGCGAATGGGCAGGACGGTTTTTCTTTTCGGGGATGCGACCATATCGGCCCGCTGCTGGCAGACCGGTGTTTTTCGCCGAACCCTCCTGATTATCAGCCTGTTTTCAGGCTATCTGTGGAAACGGATGCGGGGAAAAACCGATACGCCGGAGATGTACCGGCGGTATTATGGAAAGGGGAGGCGTCAGGTTTCCCAAAACAAAAGGCCTGCCGATTGA
- a CDS encoding YkgJ family cysteine cluster protein translates to MDIDFTPFFQQYEALLKTADAVFEKVKGEYPECVKCTTGCSDCCNALFDLTLIEALYINQHFNKKFEGKEAEKGQLVEKANRADRQVYKIKKAAYKALEAGTEETEILNSLAAERVRCPLLNDQDQCDLYEYRPITCRFYGIPTAIGGKGHTCGKSAFVKGEQYPSVNLDIIHNRLYQISGELVKAMQSKFVKMGEILVPLSMALLTVYDEEYLGIGDAESDAPPSKQGDAE, encoded by the coding sequence ATGGATATAGATTTTACACCGTTTTTTCAGCAATATGAAGCACTTTTAAAAACTGCTGATGCTGTGTTTGAAAAGGTGAAAGGGGAATATCCCGAGTGTGTGAAATGCACCACCGGTTGTTCTGATTGCTGTAACGCCCTGTTTGACCTGACCCTGATCGAAGCACTTTATATCAACCAGCATTTCAATAAGAAATTCGAGGGGAAAGAGGCGGAAAAAGGGCAGCTGGTGGAAAAGGCCAACCGGGCTGACCGCCAGGTGTACAAGATCAAAAAAGCGGCCTATAAGGCGCTGGAGGCCGGAACGGAAGAGACTGAAATCCTGAATTCCCTGGCTGCCGAACGGGTGCGCTGTCCGCTGCTGAACGATCAGGATCAGTGCGATCTGTATGAATACCGGCCCATTACCTGCCGTTTTTACGGCATCCCCACGGCCATTGGCGGAAAAGGCCATACCTGCGGGAAATCGGCTTTTGTCAAAGGTGAACAGTATCCGTCCGTCAATCTGGACATTATTCATAACCGGCTCTATCAGATTTCCGGTGAGCTGGTGAAGGCCATGCAGAGCAAATTCGTCAAAATGGGTGAAATTCTGGTGCCGCTCTCCATGGCCCTGCTGACGGTGTATGATGAGGAATATCTGGGGATCGGCGATGCGGAGAGTGATGCGCCCCCCTCGAAACAAGGAGATGCGGAATGA
- the mnmE gene encoding tRNA uridine-5-carboxymethylaminomethyl(34) synthesis GTPase MnmE, translated as MDSLTIAAIATPVGMGGIGIIRISGADALPIARSVFIRAAAPDDGGERTALPPVPESHRFYHGYIRASETDRILDEVLLVLMRAPRSYTREDVVEIHAHAGPAALRAILNLVLKQGARLAGPGEFTRRAFLNGRIDLTQAEGVMDMISAQTDRSLDIATAQLRGGLGDAVAAIREPLSRILAHTEAAIDFPEDVGEEIDADDLLRALTRRVIRPLETLAERYEDGHILRDGLSVVVAGRPNVGKSSLMNVLLRQDRAIVTPIPGTTRDTLEEQLSIRGIPVMLSDTAGLHETSDPVEKIGIERACARLEAAELVLFMTDAGLPPTEQDHAICQMIRHKPVIWVINKVDLVEKPFVPNIPDEWAAWPRIGISARHGDGIDALRDLIAETVLTSSLECESVVIPNLRHRVAIEESLASLREAVSGIDAGMPFELVNIDVREAFDRLGDILGITVREDVLDHIFSNFCIGK; from the coding sequence ATGGACAGTCTGACCATTGCAGCCATTGCCACACCGGTCGGCATGGGGGGTATCGGCATTATCCGGATTTCCGGCGCAGATGCACTGCCCATTGCCCGATCTGTTTTCATACGCGCCGCCGCCCCTGATGACGGCGGAGAACGCACCGCCCTGCCCCCTGTTCCGGAATCCCACCGGTTTTACCACGGATACATCCGAGCGTCCGAAACAGACCGTATTCTTGACGAGGTTCTCCTGGTGCTGATGCGTGCCCCCCGGTCCTATACCCGTGAAGATGTCGTTGAAATACACGCCCACGCCGGTCCCGCAGCCCTGCGCGCTATTCTGAACCTGGTTCTGAAACAGGGGGCCCGACTGGCGGGACCGGGGGAGTTTACCCGGCGGGCGTTTCTGAACGGGCGCATTGATCTGACCCAGGCCGAGGGGGTCATGGACATGATCAGCGCCCAGACGGACAGGTCCCTCGACATCGCCACCGCCCAGCTCCGGGGCGGGCTGGGGGACGCTGTGGCCGCCATACGGGAACCGCTGAGCCGGATTCTGGCCCACACCGAGGCGGCCATTGATTTCCCGGAGGATGTGGGGGAGGAAATTGATGCGGATGACCTGCTTCGGGCACTGACACGCCGGGTCATCCGGCCGCTGGAAACCCTGGCGGAGCGGTATGAGGACGGCCATATTCTGCGGGACGGCCTGAGCGTGGTGGTGGCCGGGCGGCCCAATGTCGGCAAGTCAAGCCTGATGAACGTCCTGCTCCGGCAGGACCGGGCCATTGTCACCCCCATCCCCGGCACGACGCGCGACACCCTTGAGGAGCAACTGAGCATACGGGGAATCCCCGTCATGCTGTCGGACACGGCGGGGCTGCACGAGACATCCGATCCTGTGGAAAAAATCGGCATTGAGCGGGCCTGTGCCCGGCTTGAGGCGGCGGAGCTGGTGCTGTTCATGACCGATGCGGGATTGCCCCCCACGGAACAGGACCACGCCATTTGCCAGATGATCCGCCATAAGCCGGTCATATGGGTCATCAACAAGGTGGATCTGGTGGAAAAGCCCTTTGTGCCGAATATTCCGGATGAGTGGGCGGCGTGGCCGCGTATCGGCATTTCAGCCCGCCACGGTGACGGCATCGACGCGCTCAGGGATCTGATTGCCGAAACGGTTCTGACATCTTCGCTGGAATGTGAAAGCGTCGTTATCCCCAATCTCCGGCACAGGGTGGCGATTGAGGAGAGCCTGGCCAGCCTGCGGGAGGCCGTATCCGGGATAGATGCGGGAATGCCCTTTGAACTGGTGAATATTGACGTGCGGGAGGCCTTTGACCGGCTGGGGGATATCCTCGGCATCACCGTCAGAGAGGACGTTCTGGATCATATTTTCAGTAACTTCTGCATCGGAAAATAA
- the jag gene encoding RNA-binding cell elongation regulator Jag/EloR: protein MSSSLEFEAKAVDKAVRKASETLNIPEEELKYSVISYGSSGIFGLVGVKKAKICVTLPDKRKDGSANRNRNGKARKSGKNVPAPHISEEESQDDIVSSLVQEAFGLSAEDKPEPNVAESVPEDAATEDSVPEDAAAGDTVSGNVVADEGLVQLGKEALQRIIDFITTDATVQVEQRDDRIRFNVEGGNAGILIGKRGQTLEAIQYLVEKIVNKSNGQRVRIQVDVEGYLDNRKANLESLAKRFAEKTGSSGKPSTMGPMNAHDRRIVHLALKDDNRVRTQSVGEGFYRKLVIFPKKKKRST from the coding sequence ATGTCGTCCAGTTTGGAATTTGAAGCCAAGGCTGTTGATAAAGCCGTGCGGAAGGCCTCTGAAACGCTCAACATTCCCGAAGAAGAACTGAAATACAGTGTGATCTCTTACGGCTCGTCCGGAATTTTCGGGCTGGTCGGCGTAAAGAAGGCCAAAATCTGTGTGACATTGCCGGATAAGCGTAAAGACGGATCCGCAAACCGAAACCGCAACGGGAAGGCACGGAAATCGGGGAAAAACGTCCCGGCCCCCCACATCAGTGAAGAAGAATCACAGGACGATATCGTCTCATCGCTGGTCCAGGAGGCCTTCGGGCTGTCTGCCGAAGATAAACCGGAACCGAATGTCGCAGAGAGTGTTCCCGAAGATGCAGCGACTGAGGATAGCGTCCCCGAAGATGCCGCAGCCGGAGATACGGTCTCCGGGAATGTCGTGGCAGATGAAGGTCTGGTTCAACTGGGTAAAGAGGCATTACAGCGTATTATTGATTTTATCACCACCGATGCGACCGTTCAGGTCGAGCAGCGGGATGACCGGATCCGGTTTAACGTCGAGGGGGGAAACGCAGGCATCCTGATTGGCAAACGGGGGCAGACCCTGGAGGCCATTCAGTATCTCGTTGAAAAAATTGTAAACAAATCCAACGGGCAGCGGGTTCGCATCCAGGTCGATGTGGAGGGCTATCTGGATAACCGGAAGGCCAATCTGGAAAGCCTGGCCAAGCGGTTTGCCGAAAAGACCGGAAGCTCCGGAAAGCCGTCAACGATGGGTCCCATGAACGCCCATGACCGCCGGATCGTTCACCTGGCGCTGAAGGATGACAACCGGGTCAGAACCCAGAGTGTCGGCGAGGGATTTTATCGCAAACTGGTCATTTTTCCCAAAAAGAAAAAGCGATCAACCTGA